A stretch of Candidatus Margulisiibacteriota bacterium DNA encodes these proteins:
- the atpE gene encoding ATP synthase F0 subunit C yields MDIDYSMVFRYFGAAIALGLGVVGAGLGEGHAAAKASEAITRQPAASVRIVNTMLVGQAVAESSSIFALVTALILIFQGGAGSGLVTGIAYLASGICIGIGTFGAGLGASLPVGKACLGVARQPRKNNVIVVTMLIGQSVSQTTAIFSLVIALILIFFV; encoded by the coding sequence TTGGACATTGATTATTCTATGGTTTTTAGATATTTTGGGGCTGCAATTGCACTTGGTCTGGGAGTGGTTGGAGCCGGACTGGGAGAGGGACATGCTGCGGCAAAAGCCTCAGAAGCAATAACCCGGCAGCCGGCAGCATCGGTGAGAATTGTGAATACTATGCTGGTAGGACAAGCAGTTGCTGAGAGTTCAAGTATCTTTGCTCTTGTAACGGCATTGATTCTAATTTTTCAGGGTGGGGCCGGTTCAGGATTAGTAACAGGAATTGCCTATTTGGCCTCGGGAATATGCATAGGAATCGGGACCTTTGGTGCCGGTCTCGGAGCAAGTCTGCCGGTTGGAAAAGCGTGTTTGGGGGTTGCCCGTCAGCCGAGGAAGAATAATGTTATTGTAGTTACCATGCTTATCGGGCAGTCTGTTTCGCAGACGACAGCAATATTTTCGCTTGTTATTGCTTTAATATTGATCTTTTTTGTATAA
- the atpG gene encoding ATP synthase F1 subunit gamma produces MASLLDIRRNIQGISKIKKITEALKMVSAAMIYRAEQRLNKTRPYSNMLYELIADMSAGIEMGSHQFFQLHESHNALIVIITSDRGLCGSFNGNVIREVNRYINAGKYRNFSLICIGKIGLTYFQRRKYAIEGQYINFIEGFQYSDVAEIVEMIIAYYLEKKYSRINIVYNEFKSASVQTVTNIQLLPMTIFENNKRVESIEYIYEPSSETVIDSLLKQHITFQVYRFVVESFAAEQAARMAAMQSATDNAQEVLNNLGLTLNRLRQAMITTEIAEIVGAAEVLS; encoded by the coding sequence ATGGCAAGCCTCCTTGATATCAGAAGAAATATTCAAGGTATTTCCAAGATAAAGAAAATCACCGAAGCGCTTAAGATGGTATCGGCAGCAATGATCTATCGAGCTGAGCAGCGTTTGAATAAAACTCGTCCTTATTCAAATATGCTATATGAATTAATAGCTGATATGTCTGCAGGAATAGAAATGGGTTCGCATCAGTTTTTCCAATTACATGAAAGCCATAATGCACTAATCGTTATAATAACAAGTGACCGTGGCTTATGCGGAAGTTTTAATGGAAATGTTATTCGTGAAGTGAATAGATATATTAATGCCGGAAAATACCGGAATTTTTCCCTTATTTGTATTGGAAAGATAGGATTAACTTATTTTCAAAGGAGAAAATATGCCATTGAGGGTCAATATATTAACTTTATTGAAGGTTTTCAATATTCCGATGTTGCTGAGATCGTAGAAATGATCATTGCTTACTATTTAGAAAAAAAATATAGTCGTATTAATATTGTATATAATGAATTTAAATCTGCCAGTGTGCAGACAGTAACGAATATTCAATTATTGCCGATGACGATTTTTGAAAATAATAAGAGAGTCGAATCTATCGAATATATTTATGAGCCATCCAGCGAAACAGTTATCGATTCGCTTTTGAAACAGCATATCACCTTTCAGGTCTACAGATTCGTAGTGGAAAGTTTTGCAGCGGAACAAGCGGCTCGTATGGCTGCTATGCAGTCTGCAACTGACAATGCCCAGGAGGTCCTCAATAATCTTGGGTTGACCTTAAATCGATTGAGGCAGGCAATGATAACAACGGAGATTGCTGAGATTGTGGGTGCGGCGGAAGTGTTGTCATAA
- the atpH gene encoding ATP synthase F1 subunit delta → MDNRMVIARYVQSLIDAIQEKDLDVTLVILIHLKKIFDDNKKIYLYLKDPRVSDVEKIGMFNEILIRIQPINNYIMNFFILIVTEKRIMYLDGMLTLIEEKYNELMGIVYAVIHTPFPLSDTNVEAAIASLEKRLEKKIILNVKINKSLIGGIVITYLDKFINLSLQSRLEEFREL, encoded by the coding sequence ATGGATAACAGAATGGTGATTGCTCGATATGTTCAATCTCTCATTGACGCAATTCAAGAAAAAGATTTGGACGTTACCTTAGTTATTCTTATCCATTTAAAAAAAATCTTCGATGATAATAAGAAAATATATCTTTACCTAAAAGACCCAAGAGTGAGTGATGTAGAAAAAATAGGTATGTTCAATGAAATCCTTATAAGAATCCAGCCTATAAATAATTATATAATGAACTTTTTTATCTTGATTGTTACTGAAAAAAGAATAATGTATCTGGATGGTATGTTAACTCTTATTGAAGAGAAGTATAACGAATTAATGGGGATTGTTTATGCTGTAATTCATACACCCTTTCCGCTAAGCGATACAAATGTAGAAGCTGCTATCGCATCGTTAGAAAAAAGACTGGAAAAAAAAATTATCTTAAATGTAAAGATCAATAAGTCGCTAATTGGGGGAATCGTAATTACTTATTTGGATAAATTTATCAATCTATCATTGCAGTCTCGGCTAGAGGAGTTTCGCGAGCTTTAA
- a CDS encoding F0F1 ATP synthase subunit alpha produces MNIRPEEIVEILTNRIKQYEQKVEIEDLGTVIQVGDNIARIYGLMNAKSGELLAFGNDTFGIALNLEENNIGCIILGSDTNIQEGDKVRTTGRVVGVPVGEQLLGRVVNPLGQPIDGLGEIKTKKWRPIERGAPGVIDRQPVKQPLQTGLKAIDSMIPIGRGQRELIIGDRKTGKTAIALDTIINQLGKNVICIYVAIGKKDSTVAHVVKLLRDYNAMAYSIVVSATASDTATLQYIAPYAACSMAEDFMDNGNDVLIVYDDLSNHAKAYRQISLLLRRPPGREAYPGDIFYIHSRLLERSVKYSDDKGGGSMTALPIVETQAGDISAYIPTNIISITDGQIYLRSELFNAGVRPAIDVGLSVSRVGGSAQIKAMKEVSGALRLDMAQYRDIESFAQFGTELDKTSQAQLEKGKRLVEVLKQDQYQPLDISRQVISLYAVVNNFLNDIPVEKIRKFESGLLEFIENEHPDFLEEIDNKNALDDQLRNNINSAIEAFKQYYKAGI; encoded by the coding sequence ATGAATATTAGGCCGGAAGAGATCGTTGAGATACTGACTAATCGTATAAAACAATATGAGCAAAAGGTAGAGATAGAAGACCTTGGTACAGTTATTCAGGTAGGCGATAATATTGCCCGTATTTACGGACTTATGAATGCAAAGTCGGGAGAACTTTTAGCCTTTGGTAATGATACATTTGGGATCGCTCTTAATCTCGAAGAAAATAATATTGGATGTATCATCCTGGGATCAGATACTAATATACAGGAAGGAGACAAAGTACGAACGACAGGAAGGGTTGTTGGCGTACCTGTTGGAGAGCAACTGCTGGGAAGAGTTGTTAATCCGTTAGGTCAGCCTATCGACGGATTAGGAGAGATTAAAACAAAAAAATGGAGACCTATTGAAAGGGGTGCTCCCGGGGTAATAGACAGGCAACCTGTCAAACAACCACTTCAAACAGGACTTAAGGCGATTGATTCTATGATCCCTATCGGAAGAGGCCAACGCGAGTTGATAATTGGTGACAGAAAAACTGGAAAGACTGCAATTGCGCTCGATACAATCATCAATCAGCTCGGAAAAAATGTCATCTGTATTTATGTTGCGATAGGTAAAAAAGATTCTACGGTGGCGCATGTAGTTAAATTATTACGGGATTATAATGCGATGGCTTATTCGATAGTTGTTTCAGCTACAGCAAGCGATACTGCAACACTTCAATATATTGCACCTTATGCTGCCTGTTCAATGGCGGAAGATTTCATGGATAATGGCAACGATGTGCTTATAGTCTATGATGATCTATCCAACCACGCTAAAGCATACCGCCAGATCTCTCTACTGTTGAGGCGCCCGCCAGGAAGAGAAGCTTATCCGGGTGACATTTTCTATATTCATTCTCGGCTACTGGAAAGGTCCGTAAAGTATAGCGACGATAAGGGTGGGGGGAGTATGACTGCGCTTCCGATAGTCGAGACTCAGGCTGGTGATATTTCTGCATATATACCAACAAATATTATTTCAATAACTGATGGTCAAATCTATTTGCGATCAGAGCTTTTTAATGCAGGGGTCAGGCCTGCGATTGACGTTGGGCTATCCGTATCTCGAGTTGGAGGTAGTGCTCAGATAAAAGCCATGAAAGAGGTGTCCGGGGCATTACGACTTGACATGGCACAATATCGGGATATCGAATCATTTGCGCAATTCGGGACTGAACTGGATAAAACGAGTCAGGCTCAACTCGAAAAGGGGAAACGACTTGTTGAAGTATTAAAGCAAGATCAATATCAACCACTGGATATCAGCAGGCAAGTAATTTCACTGTACGCTGTTGTCAATAATTTCTTGAATGATATTCCCGTTGAAAAAATAAGAAAATTTGAATCTGGACTGCTCGAATTTATTGAAAATGAGCATCCTGATTTCCTCGAAGAAATTGATAATAAAAATGCACTGGATGATCAATTAAGAAACAATATTAATTCAGCTATTGAAGCCTTCAAACAATATTATAAGGCAGGGATATAA
- the atpB gene encoding ATP synthase F0 subunit A: protein MNGIFEVSYFSFTLFGRLITINTTIMAMTWIIMIAGIGFALWVSKNLKVVPGRVQSIAELFINFFRDLVISSLGPSYYSYTPLIATIFIFILLCNLIGIIPNLFVILGTSISLILKIFGLTMAQIHYHNFFNVSLTIPESEWYSFLFSIPEFAEPTRYLSTDLGMGIMVAIIVHGTTIKKKGLSGYLKTYFHPVWYLFPLNIIEEIAKVTSHSLRLFGNILGGSLVLLIVSRLVSNLVVPIALQFFFGLVEGVVQAFVFTMLALTYIAIKVRD from the coding sequence ATGAACGGGATCTTCGAAGTTTCATATTTCTCATTTACATTATTTGGCAGACTGATAACAATAAATACGACTATCATGGCAATGACGTGGATTATTATGATTGCCGGCATTGGCTTTGCACTCTGGGTTTCAAAAAATTTGAAGGTAGTTCCAGGAAGAGTTCAAAGCATTGCTGAATTATTTATTAATTTTTTTAGAGATTTGGTCATTTCATCGCTCGGTCCAAGTTATTATTCCTATACCCCACTTATAGCTACAATATTTATTTTTATCTTGTTGTGTAATCTGATCGGGATAATTCCTAACTTGTTTGTTATTCTTGGAACAAGCATATCATTGATATTAAAAATATTTGGATTAACGATGGCCCAAATACATTATCACAACTTTTTTAATGTTTCTTTAACTATCCCAGAAAGTGAATGGTATTCTTTTCTTTTTTCGATCCCGGAGTTCGCAGAACCGACAAGGTATCTCTCAACTGATCTGGGTATGGGAATAATGGTTGCAATAATAGTTCATGGAACGACCATAAAGAAAAAAGGGCTTTCCGGTTATCTAAAAACGTATTTTCATCCCGTCTGGTATTTATTTCCGCTTAATATTATTGAAGAGATTGCAAAAGTAACTTCCCATTCGTTACGTCTTTTTGGCAATATACTTGGGGGATCTCTAGTTCTCCTTATAGTCTCCAGATTAGTGTCAAATTTGGTAGTACCTATAGCGCTGCAATTTTTTTTCGGATTAGTTGAGGGGGTAGTCCAGGCATTTGTATTTACTATGCTGGCATTAACATATATTGCAATAAAAGTGAGAGATTAA
- the atpE gene encoding ATP synthase F0 subunit C: MVNITGPELIRVAALLGAGIAMGIGAIGAGLSEGYAAAKACESVAKRPDQANIITRTMLIGQAVTESNSIYALIIALILIFVVKG, translated from the coding sequence ATGGTAAATATTACAGGTCCTGAATTAATACGAGTTGCAGCTTTGCTAGGTGCTGGTATTGCTATGGGAATTGGAGCAATCGGAGCAGGGTTAAGTGAAGGTTATGCTGCAGCGAAAGCCTGTGAAAGTGTTGCAAAGAGACCTGATCAGGCAAATATTATAACGAGAACTATGTTGATAGGCCAGGCAGTAACTGAATCAAATAGTATATATGCTTTAATTATTGCTTTAATTCTTATTTTTGTCGTTAAAGGATAG
- the atpF gene encoding ATP synthase F0 subunit B yields MTSNTVENEQNVEVVMIEINIYDLIMQIVNFLVFLYILKRLFYQPVINFLDTRESKISQAMKDINYQESEAKHLIKEGQDNLNNARRLALEIINKSKDSARKVHEKMLDEANGHALRLVNQAKDEISSDMEKARKKLSEEVLYLSTILTEQILTKNITKEINDKLTENLIAGI; encoded by the coding sequence GTGACAAGCAATACTGTCGAAAACGAACAGAATGTAGAGGTAGTTATGATCGAAATCAATATTTATGATCTCATAATGCAGATCGTTAACTTTCTCGTATTTCTATACATCCTGAAAAGGTTGTTTTATCAACCTGTAATTAATTTTCTTGATACGCGTGAGAGTAAAATTAGTCAGGCTATGAAGGATATCAATTATCAAGAGTCGGAAGCAAAGCATCTTATTAAAGAAGGTCAGGATAATCTGAATAATGCTCGTAGACTTGCTTTAGAAATTATAAATAAATCAAAAGATAGTGCGAGGAAAGTTCATGAAAAAATGCTGGATGAGGCTAATGGCCATGCTCTTCGACTCGTGAATCAAGCTAAAGATGAGATAAGTAGTGATATGGAAAAAGCAAGAAAGAAATTAAGTGAAGAAGTTTTATATTTGAGCACTATATTGACTGAGCAGATATTAACAAAAAATATTACCAAAGAAATTAATGACAAACTTACTGAGAACTTGATCGCTGGGATCTAA